A window of the Vanessa cardui chromosome 27, ilVanCard2.1, whole genome shotgun sequence genome harbors these coding sequences:
- the LOC124541228 gene encoding probable chitinase 2 isoform X2 — protein MICRTSLFLTVTVFLTVGATNIEGPKHGKVAACYVASWAIFRSPPFSFSVSDIDPTLCTHIVYAFAGLDEESYTIKSLDPWLDIDRNNGNGAYKNLTRIKKAYPHVKITLSLGGWNEGSVKFSRMASDKWKRATFIRSVMQHLEKYGFDGLNVMWKYPTLRGGSPEDKKNFVTLTKELKEAFIPYGYILTATLANIKEIISAAYDLESLNRNLDLIYLIGYDYNGPWNKIVGASAPLRGLSKDERNVEYTIKYMLSHGVSPEKLVLGLQFHGKTFILKDPNVEIVEFGKTLAVTDVFAGPYLNGANMYGYTEVCLELKNNSKWAYHWDRDSSTPYLRDGRRIVSYDDSRSIANKVQLAMDYNLAGVMVWSIDLDDFGGFCDIPNDTYTDFVERFNERTQDKLWQDSFKSLNTQDLDGKIYGTSKGKPTLKLPRNNYKNYPLMRTIHNAIDVALEEKKIVDAIKLVSTSMEDRSRGDFSDKQTLCYKTYYEVCLTEPEY, from the exons atgatTTGCAgaacaagtttatttttaactgtgACCGTATTTTTGACTGTAGGTGCAACCAATATTGAGG GTCCTAAGCATGGTAAAGTTGCGGCATGCTACGTAGCCTCTTGGGCCATATTCAGAAGCCCTCCTTTTAGTTTCTCAGTATCAGATATAGACCCGACATTATGCACTCACATTGTCTATGCTTTTGCTGGTTTGGATGAAGAATCTTATACTATTAAAAGTCTCG atcCATGGCTTGACATAGATCGAAATAACGGTAATGGTGCATATAAAAATCTGACCAGAATCAAAAAGGCTTATCCCCatgtaaaaataactttgaGTCTTGGTGGCTGGAATGAGGGTTCCGTGAAATTCTCCAGGATGGCCAGTGACAAATGGAAAAGAGCCACATTTATCAGAAGCGTCATGCAACATCTTGA GAAATACGGATTCGATGGTCTAAATGTTATGTGGAAATATCCAACATTGAGAGGGGGCAGTCCTGAAGATAAAAAGAACTTCGTCACTTTAACCAAG GAATTAAAAGAGGCCTTCATACCATATGGTTACATATTAACCGCGACATTGGCGAATATCAAAGAAATAATAAGTGCAGCTTATGATTTAGAAAGCCTGAATCGTAATCTAGACCTGATCTATCTAATTGGCTACGATTATAATGGACCCTGGAATAAAATTGTTGGAGCATCTGCCCCGTTAAGGGGCTTAAGTAAGGATGAAAGGAATGTG gaaTACACAATAAAGTACATGCTGTCACATGGAGTGAGCCCTGAGAAGTTAGTTCTTGGTTTACAATTCCACGGGAAAACGTTTATTTTGAAAGATCCCAACGTCGAAATTGTTGAATTTGGTAAAACTCTAGCAGTAACCGATGTTTTTGCTGGACCGTATCTCAATGGAGCTAATATGTACGGATATACTGAG GTATGTCtagaattgaaaaataattccaAGTGGGCTTATCACTGGGATAGAGATTCTTCAACGCCGTATTTGCGCGACGGACGTCGAATTGTTTCCTACGATGACTCTCGATCTATTGCCAATAAAGTCCA ATTGGCGATGGACTATAATCTCGCTGGTGTTATGGTTTGGAGTATAGACTTGGACGATTTTGGGGGTTTCTGCGATATCCCGAACGATACTTACACAGATTTCGTCGAGAGATTTAATGAGAGAACGCAGGACAAACTGTGGCAGGATTCATTCAAGAGCTTAAATACTCAGG ATTTGGACGGAAAAATATATGGTACTTCAAAAGGTAAACCGACTCTGAAATTACcaagaaataattacaaaaattatccTCTTATGAGGACAATCCATAACGCCATAGATGTAGCCTTAGAAGAGAAGAAGATAGTAGATGCAATCAAACTGGTTTCAACCAGTATGGAAGATAGGAGTAGAGGAGACTTCAGTGACAAACAGACGCTATGTTACAAAACATACTATGAAGTCTGTTTGACCGAACCagaatattga
- the LOC124541091 gene encoding probable chitinase 2 isoform X1, with the protein MICRTSLILSVTVFLTVSGSHFEGPKHGKVVVCYVASWAMFRKPPLKFSISDIDPTLCTHIVYAFAGLDEKSHTVKSLHQWLDMEQDRGNAAYKNLTSIKKNYPHVKVTLSVGGWNEGSVKFSTMASTRWKMIRFIRSVTQYLEKYNFDGLDIMWKYPTMRGGRPEDKDNFITLIKELKEAFLPYGFILSATLSNTREVISTAYDLVSLNRYLDLIYVIGYDYNVPWDKIVGASAPLGGLSKRDENNVEYTIKYMLSFGVSPDNLVLGVQFHGRTFVLKDQDVKDIEFGKTEAEINGFSGPYLNETNKYGYNEVCLELKNNSKWAYHWDRDSSTPYLRDGRRIVS; encoded by the exons atgatTTGCCGAACAAGTTTAATCTTAAGCGTGACAGTATTTTTAACTGTAAGTGGAAGCCATTTTGAAG GTCCAAAGCATGGCAAAGTTGTCGTGTGCTATGTGGCGTCTTGGGCGATGTTCAGGAAGCCTCCTTTGAAATTCTCGATATCAGATATAGACCCAACATTATGCACTCACATTGTCTATGCTTTTGCTGGTTTGGATGAGAAATCGCATACCGTTAAAAGTCTAC accAATGGCTAGATATGGAACAGGATAGAGGTAACGCTGCCTATAAAAATCTGACAAGCATCAAAAAGAATTACCCCcatgtaaaagtaactttgaGTGTTGGTGGGTGGAATGAGGGTTCCGTGAAATTCTCTACGATGGCCAGCACGAGATGGAAAATGATCAGATTTATCAGAAGCGTCACACAATATCTTGA GAAATACAATTTTGATGGTCTGGATATCATGTGGAAATATCCTACTATGAGAGGGGGCAGACCTGAAGATAAAGATAACTTCATCACTTTAATAAAG GAATTAAAAGAGGCCTTTCTACCGTACGGCTTCATTTTATCCGCAACGTTGAGTAATACCAGAGAAGTAATAAGTACAGCGTATGATTTAGTAAGCCTTAATCGTTACCTGGATTTGATATATGTAATTGGCTACGATTATAATGTACCCTGGGACAAAATCGTTGGAGCATCTGCCCCGTTAGGGGGATTAAGTAAGCGGGATGAAAATAACGTG gAATACACAATTAAGTACATGCTCTCGTTTGGGGTAAGTCCTGATAACTTGGTCCTTGGCGTCCAATTCCACGGACGGACGTTCGTTTTGAAAGATCAAGATGTAAAAGATATCGAATTTGGCAAAACTGAAGCCGAAATTAATGGATTTTCCGGACCATATCTAAATGAGACAAATAAGTACGGATATAACGAG GTATGTCtagaattgaaaaataattccaAGTGGGCTTATCACTGGGATAGAGATTCTTCAACGCCGTATTTGCGCGACGGACGTCGAATTGTTTCCTAG
- the LOC124541228 gene encoding probable chitinase 2 isoform X1: MICRTSLFLTVTVFLTVGATNIEGPKHGKVAACYVASWAIFRSPPFSFSVSDIDPTLCTHIVYAFAGLDEESYTIKSLDPWLDIDRNNGNGAYKNLTRIKKAYPHVKITLSLGGWNEGSVKFSRMASDKWKRATFIRSVMQHLEKYGFDGLNVMWKYPTLRGGSPEDKKNFVTLTKELKEAFIPYGYILTATLANIKEIISAAYDLESLNRNLDLIYLIGYDYNGPWNKIVGASAPLRGLSKDERNVEYTIKYMLSHGVSPEKLVLGLQFHGKTFILKDPNVEIVEFGKTLAVTDVFAGPYLNGANMYGYTEVCLELKNNSKWAYHWDRDSSTPYLRDGRRIVSYDDSRSIANKVQLAMDYNLAGVMVWSIDLDDFGGFCDIPNDTYTDFVERFNERTQDKLWQDSFKSLNTQADLDGKIYGTSKGKPTLKLPRNNYKNYPLMRTIHNAIDVALEEKKIVDAIKLVSTSMEDRSRGDFSDKQTLCYKTYYEVCLTEPEY, translated from the exons atgatTTGCAgaacaagtttatttttaactgtgACCGTATTTTTGACTGTAGGTGCAACCAATATTGAGG GTCCTAAGCATGGTAAAGTTGCGGCATGCTACGTAGCCTCTTGGGCCATATTCAGAAGCCCTCCTTTTAGTTTCTCAGTATCAGATATAGACCCGACATTATGCACTCACATTGTCTATGCTTTTGCTGGTTTGGATGAAGAATCTTATACTATTAAAAGTCTCG atcCATGGCTTGACATAGATCGAAATAACGGTAATGGTGCATATAAAAATCTGACCAGAATCAAAAAGGCTTATCCCCatgtaaaaataactttgaGTCTTGGTGGCTGGAATGAGGGTTCCGTGAAATTCTCCAGGATGGCCAGTGACAAATGGAAAAGAGCCACATTTATCAGAAGCGTCATGCAACATCTTGA GAAATACGGATTCGATGGTCTAAATGTTATGTGGAAATATCCAACATTGAGAGGGGGCAGTCCTGAAGATAAAAAGAACTTCGTCACTTTAACCAAG GAATTAAAAGAGGCCTTCATACCATATGGTTACATATTAACCGCGACATTGGCGAATATCAAAGAAATAATAAGTGCAGCTTATGATTTAGAAAGCCTGAATCGTAATCTAGACCTGATCTATCTAATTGGCTACGATTATAATGGACCCTGGAATAAAATTGTTGGAGCATCTGCCCCGTTAAGGGGCTTAAGTAAGGATGAAAGGAATGTG gaaTACACAATAAAGTACATGCTGTCACATGGAGTGAGCCCTGAGAAGTTAGTTCTTGGTTTACAATTCCACGGGAAAACGTTTATTTTGAAAGATCCCAACGTCGAAATTGTTGAATTTGGTAAAACTCTAGCAGTAACCGATGTTTTTGCTGGACCGTATCTCAATGGAGCTAATATGTACGGATATACTGAG GTATGTCtagaattgaaaaataattccaAGTGGGCTTATCACTGGGATAGAGATTCTTCAACGCCGTATTTGCGCGACGGACGTCGAATTGTTTCCTACGATGACTCTCGATCTATTGCCAATAAAGTCCA ATTGGCGATGGACTATAATCTCGCTGGTGTTATGGTTTGGAGTATAGACTTGGACGATTTTGGGGGTTTCTGCGATATCCCGAACGATACTTACACAGATTTCGTCGAGAGATTTAATGAGAGAACGCAGGACAAACTGTGGCAGGATTCATTCAAGAGCTTAAATACTCAGG CAGATTTGGACGGAAAAATATATGGTACTTCAAAAGGTAAACCGACTCTGAAATTACcaagaaataattacaaaaattatccTCTTATGAGGACAATCCATAACGCCATAGATGTAGCCTTAGAAGAGAAGAAGATAGTAGATGCAATCAAACTGGTTTCAACCAGTATGGAAGATAGGAGTAGAGGAGACTTCAGTGACAAACAGACGCTATGTTACAAAACATACTATGAAGTCTGTTTGACCGAACCagaatattga
- the LOC124541091 gene encoding probable chitinase 2 isoform X2 — translation MCIPPTRIGTALWNMFQTLSLMEEEAFIQAVGNLKAVTLLTFIPIRYFLGKLIGCLSMPILRDQWLDMEQDRGNAAYKNLTSIKKNYPHVKVTLSVGGWNEGSVKFSTMASTRWKMIRFIRSVTQYLEKYNFDGLDIMWKYPTMRGGRPEDKDNFITLIKELKEAFLPYGFILSATLSNTREVISTAYDLVSLNRYLDLIYVIGYDYNVPWDKIVGASAPLGGLSKRDENNVEYTIKYMLSFGVSPDNLVLGVQFHGRTFVLKDQDVKDIEFGKTEAEINGFSGPYLNETNKYGYNEVCLELKNNSKWAYHWDRDSSTPYLRDGRRIVS, via the exons atgtgcattccaccaacccgcattggaacagcgttgtggaatatgttccaaaccctctctttaatggaagaggaggcctttatccaagcagtgggaaatttaaaggctgttactttacttacttttataccTATTAGGTACTTCTTAGGAAAATTGATTGGGTGTCTGTCAATGCCCATCCTTCGAG accAATGGCTAGATATGGAACAGGATAGAGGTAACGCTGCCTATAAAAATCTGACAAGCATCAAAAAGAATTACCCCcatgtaaaagtaactttgaGTGTTGGTGGGTGGAATGAGGGTTCCGTGAAATTCTCTACGATGGCCAGCACGAGATGGAAAATGATCAGATTTATCAGAAGCGTCACACAATATCTTGA GAAATACAATTTTGATGGTCTGGATATCATGTGGAAATATCCTACTATGAGAGGGGGCAGACCTGAAGATAAAGATAACTTCATCACTTTAATAAAG GAATTAAAAGAGGCCTTTCTACCGTACGGCTTCATTTTATCCGCAACGTTGAGTAATACCAGAGAAGTAATAAGTACAGCGTATGATTTAGTAAGCCTTAATCGTTACCTGGATTTGATATATGTAATTGGCTACGATTATAATGTACCCTGGGACAAAATCGTTGGAGCATCTGCCCCGTTAGGGGGATTAAGTAAGCGGGATGAAAATAACGTG gAATACACAATTAAGTACATGCTCTCGTTTGGGGTAAGTCCTGATAACTTGGTCCTTGGCGTCCAATTCCACGGACGGACGTTCGTTTTGAAAGATCAAGATGTAAAAGATATCGAATTTGGCAAAACTGAAGCCGAAATTAATGGATTTTCCGGACCATATCTAAATGAGACAAATAAGTACGGATATAACGAG GTATGTCtagaattgaaaaataattccaAGTGGGCTTATCACTGGGATAGAGATTCTTCAACGCCGTATTTGCGCGACGGACGTCGAATTGTTTCCTAG